In Salinibacterium sp. dk2585, a single window of DNA contains:
- a CDS encoding TraR/DksA family transcriptional regulator: protein MTPRFTDARLEQFREQLLAERESTLRLMAGLGEDIRRIVDARQDSNVDDEHDPEGSTIAFERSQSDALLRQSRSRLAETDAALLRLGAPGFGVCESCGRDIPEARLEARPWATLCVDCASRA from the coding sequence ATGACACCCAGGTTCACGGATGCGCGGCTCGAGCAGTTTCGCGAGCAGTTGCTTGCCGAGCGCGAGTCCACCCTGCGCCTCATGGCGGGACTCGGCGAAGACATCCGCCGCATCGTTGACGCCCGTCAGGACTCCAATGTCGACGACGAGCACGACCCTGAGGGCTCGACGATCGCGTTCGAGCGCTCCCAGTCCGACGCGTTGCTGCGGCAGTCGCGGTCTCGCCTTGCGGAGACGGATGCCGCGCTCCTCCGCCTGGGTGCCCCTGGCTTCGGCGTGTGCGAGTCGTGCGGCCGTGACATCCCGGAGGCCCGCCTCGAGGCGCGCCCGTGGGCGACGCTCTGCGTGGACTGCGCCTCGCGCGCCTGA
- a CDS encoding methionine ABC transporter permease has product MDALINLLPELLDATFETLYIVALCMLFGGLGGLIVGLGLYVTRAGGLLPNRVVNTVLNVLVNTFRPIPFIIFLAAVQPLARAVVGTGIGDPAIIFSIALAAVFGISRIVEQNLLTVQPGVIEAARSVGAGPWRIIRTLLLPEALGPLILGYAFVFVAIVDMTAVAGFIGGGGLGNFAILYGYRQFEPVVTWAAVIVIILIVQLVQFFANWLARRVLRR; this is encoded by the coding sequence ATGGATGCGCTGATCAACCTGCTCCCAGAATTGCTCGACGCGACCTTCGAGACGCTCTACATCGTCGCCCTGTGCATGCTCTTCGGCGGTCTGGGGGGTCTCATCGTCGGGCTCGGCCTCTACGTGACCCGCGCCGGCGGTCTCCTGCCGAACCGCGTCGTCAACACGGTGCTGAACGTGCTCGTCAACACCTTCCGCCCGATCCCGTTCATCATCTTCCTCGCGGCCGTGCAGCCGCTCGCCCGCGCGGTCGTTGGCACTGGAATCGGCGACCCCGCCATCATTTTCTCGATTGCCCTCGCCGCTGTCTTCGGCATCAGCCGCATCGTCGAGCAGAACCTGCTGACGGTGCAGCCGGGCGTGATCGAGGCGGCGCGTTCGGTCGGCGCGGGGCCGTGGCGGATCATCCGCACCCTCCTGCTGCCCGAGGCGCTCGGGCCGCTCATCCTGGGCTACGCCTTCGTCTTCGTCGCGATCGTCGACATGACGGCCGTCGCCGGCTTCATCGGCGGCGGTGGGCTGGGCAACTTCGCGATCCTCTACGGCTACCGCCAGTTCGAGCCGGTTGTCACCTGGGCGGCAGTGATTGTCATCATCCTGATCGTGCAGCTCGTGCAGTTCTTCGCCAACTGGCTCGCCCGTCGCGTGCTGCGCCGCTGA
- a CDS encoding methionine ABC transporter ATP-binding protein, translating to MPIVRLSEVSKSYPASKRGAAPLLAVDNVSLDIEAGDIFGIIGYSGAGKSTLVRLINALEPVTSGTVEVDGRVISGLRERQLHDVRRGIGMIFQQFNLFNSRTVAGNVEYPLQVAGMPAAERKARVTEMLEFVGLADKARSYPDQLSGGQKQRVGIARALATSPKILLADEATSALDPETTTEVLALLKKVNRELGITIVLITHEMEVIKAVANRVAVMDSGRVIEQGSVFDVFSDPQTDAAKRFVSTVIRAVPEREALEQLRLKHPGRIVTVSFADGGVSQSEVFLEFANHGVTFELVYGGVNEIQGRTFGHLTLALKGDRIDAALAAIEQTVTVTEVR from the coding sequence ATGCCGATCGTGAGACTCAGCGAGGTCTCAAAGTCGTACCCGGCTTCCAAGCGCGGTGCGGCGCCGCTCCTCGCGGTCGACAACGTCAGCCTCGACATCGAGGCGGGCGACATCTTCGGCATCATCGGCTACTCGGGCGCGGGCAAGAGCACGCTTGTGCGGCTCATCAACGCGCTCGAGCCGGTTACGAGCGGCACGGTCGAGGTCGACGGCCGGGTGATCAGCGGGCTGCGCGAGCGCCAGCTGCACGATGTGCGTCGCGGCATCGGCATGATCTTCCAGCAGTTCAACCTCTTCAACTCGCGCACGGTCGCCGGCAACGTCGAATACCCGCTCCAGGTGGCCGGGATGCCCGCCGCTGAGCGCAAGGCACGGGTCACCGAGATGCTCGAGTTCGTCGGGCTCGCCGACAAGGCACGCAGCTACCCCGACCAGCTCTCGGGCGGCCAGAAGCAGCGCGTCGGCATCGCGCGCGCCTTGGCGACGAGCCCCAAGATCCTTCTCGCCGACGAAGCGACGAGCGCGCTCGACCCCGAGACGACAACTGAGGTGCTCGCGCTCCTCAAGAAGGTCAATCGGGAGCTCGGCATCACCATCGTGCTCATCACGCACGAAATGGAGGTCATCAAGGCGGTGGCCAATCGTGTCGCCGTCATGGACTCCGGCCGCGTCATCGAGCAGGGCAGCGTCTTCGACGTCTTCTCCGACCCGCAGACGGATGCCGCCAAGCGCTTCGTCTCGACCGTCATCCGCGCGGTCCCAGAGCGGGAGGCGCTCGAGCAGCTGCGGCTCAAGCATCCGGGTCGCATCGTGACGGTGTCTTTCGCGGACGGCGGGGTGAGCCAGTCGGAGGTGTTCCTCGAGTTCGCGAACCATGGCGTGACCTTCGAGCTCGTCTACGGCGGGGTCAACGAGATCCAGGGTCGCACCTTCGGGCACCTGACGCTCGCGCTCAAGGGTGACCGCATTGACGCGGCGCTTGCGGCGATCGAGCAGACCGTCACCGTGACGGAGGTGCGCTGA
- a CDS encoding MetQ/NlpA family ABC transporter substrate-binding protein yields the protein MSLVKKLAAVATATALLTGLAACASSDSDAELGSESNPVKLGVVGASDPYWDAYLEATEEEGIHVEIIDFADYNQPNPALSAGELDLNQFQHVIFLAQHNVASGDDLVPIGATAIYPLGLYSQKYDSVDDIKDGEQVIVPNDTSNQARALLVLQSAGLIDLKDGGSIFSTLADIEDSSRVEVKAADASFTATSLADVAAAVVNNDFVTKAGIDPLSAIAVDDPSDPAAQAYINIFAARADDKDNELFQRLVEIYQSTQAVQDGVLEVSGGTAILVDTPASELEDALAKVEADVEANE from the coding sequence ATGTCCCTCGTCAAGAAGCTCGCTGCCGTCGCTACCGCGACCGCGCTCCTCACCGGCCTCGCCGCCTGCGCCTCGTCTGATTCCGACGCGGAGCTCGGCTCCGAGTCCAACCCGGTCAAGCTTGGCGTCGTCGGCGCGAGCGACCCCTACTGGGACGCCTACCTCGAGGCGACCGAGGAGGAGGGCATCCACGTCGAGATCATCGATTTCGCTGACTACAACCAGCCGAATCCCGCCCTTTCTGCGGGTGAGCTCGACCTGAACCAGTTCCAGCACGTCATCTTCCTCGCGCAGCACAACGTGGCATCCGGCGATGACCTCGTGCCGATCGGCGCGACCGCGATCTACCCGCTCGGGCTTTACTCGCAGAAGTACGACTCGGTCGACGACATCAAGGACGGTGAGCAGGTCATCGTGCCGAACGACACGAGCAACCAGGCCCGCGCTCTCCTCGTGTTGCAGTCCGCCGGCCTCATCGACCTCAAGGACGGCGGCAGCATCTTCTCGACCCTCGCCGACATCGAGGACTCGTCTCGCGTCGAGGTCAAGGCAGCGGATGCCTCGTTCACGGCGACCTCGCTCGCCGACGTCGCGGCGGCCGTCGTCAACAACGACTTCGTGACCAAGGCGGGCATCGACCCGCTCAGCGCGATCGCGGTCGACGACCCCAGCGACCCCGCCGCGCAGGCCTACATCAACATTTTCGCGGCCCGCGCCGACGATAAGGACAACGAGCTCTTCCAGCGCCTCGTCGAGATCTACCAGTCGACGCAGGCCGTGCAGGACGGCGTGCTTGAGGTCTCGGGCGGCACGGCCATCCTCGTCGACACTCCGGCGTCCGAGCTCGAGGATGCCCTCGCCAAGGTCGAGGCCGACGTCGAGGCCAACGAGTAG
- a CDS encoding ABC-F family ATP-binding cassette domain-containing protein, whose product MAHLLGAESLHLEYPTRVIFDSVTIGLNEGDRIGVVGRNGDGKSTLMRLLAGRIEPDSGRVTVRKGTTIGMLDQADELDDSIVVSESIVGDKQEYEWASDARIRDVIDGLLGGIPWDATLGQLSGGQRRRVGLAKLLVGDWDVVFLDEPTNHLDVEGIAWLAEHLKRRWPAGQGGLIVVTHDRWFLDEVCNTTWEVHDRIIEPFEGGYAAYILQRVERDRMASVTEAKRQNLMKKELAWLRRGAPARTAKPKFRIDAANELIANEPPVRDKVSLQSMAMQRLGKDVVDLLDVGVQFGEKTVLRDIEWRIAPGERTGILGVNGAGKSTLLGLIAGSVEPTSGRVKRGKTVKISILDQQLAELAEVQNEPVRTVIGRQKSSYVAGGKEVTPGQLLERLGFDSAQLSTPIKDLSGGQKRRLQLLLILLDEPNVLILDEPTNDLDTDMLAAMEDLLDSFPGTLLVVSHDRYLLERVTDQQYAVLGGHLRHLPGGVEEYLKIRTAADAASDAPSATKAATAPAKKAPGLSGAELRNAQKELASVERKLEKSGQKVDAVHAQMAAHDQNDYEGLGALSAQLSKLETDAAALETRWLELTELLEG is encoded by the coding sequence GTGGCACATCTCTTGGGGGCAGAGTCCCTCCACCTCGAATATCCAACGCGCGTCATCTTTGACTCGGTGACGATCGGCCTCAACGAGGGCGACCGCATCGGCGTGGTTGGCCGCAATGGCGACGGCAAGTCGACCCTCATGCGCCTGCTCGCGGGCCGCATCGAGCCCGACAGTGGCCGCGTGACGGTGCGCAAGGGCACGACGATCGGCATGCTCGACCAGGCCGACGAGCTCGACGACTCGATCGTCGTGAGCGAGTCGATCGTGGGCGACAAGCAGGAGTACGAGTGGGCCTCGGATGCGCGCATCCGCGATGTCATTGACGGCCTGCTTGGCGGCATCCCGTGGGATGCGACGCTGGGCCAGCTCTCCGGTGGCCAACGCCGCCGGGTCGGCCTCGCCAAGCTGCTGGTCGGCGACTGGGACGTCGTGTTCCTCGATGAGCCCACCAACCACCTCGATGTCGAGGGCATCGCGTGGCTGGCCGAGCACCTCAAGCGCCGCTGGCCGGCGGGCCAGGGCGGCCTCATCGTCGTCACCCACGACCGGTGGTTCCTCGACGAGGTGTGTAACACCACGTGGGAGGTGCACGACCGCATCATCGAGCCCTTCGAGGGCGGTTACGCGGCGTACATCCTGCAGCGCGTCGAGCGCGACCGCATGGCATCCGTCACGGAGGCGAAGCGCCAGAACCTCATGAAGAAGGAGCTTGCCTGGCTGCGGCGCGGCGCCCCGGCCCGCACGGCGAAGCCGAAGTTCCGCATCGACGCCGCGAACGAGTTGATCGCGAACGAGCCGCCCGTGCGCGACAAGGTGAGCCTGCAGTCGATGGCGATGCAGCGACTCGGCAAGGACGTCGTCGACCTGCTCGATGTTGGGGTGCAGTTCGGCGAGAAGACCGTGCTGCGCGACATCGAGTGGCGCATTGCGCCGGGCGAGCGCACGGGCATCCTGGGCGTCAATGGTGCAGGCAAGTCGACACTGCTCGGCCTCATCGCGGGCTCGGTCGAACCGACGAGTGGACGCGTCAAGCGGGGCAAGACCGTCAAGATTTCCATCCTCGACCAGCAACTCGCGGAGCTGGCCGAAGTGCAGAACGAACCCGTGCGCACCGTCATCGGGCGCCAGAAGTCGTCCTACGTCGCGGGCGGCAAGGAGGTTACGCCGGGCCAGCTGCTTGAGCGCCTCGGATTCGACAGCGCCCAACTCAGCACCCCCATCAAAGACCTGTCGGGTGGCCAGAAGCGTCGCCTGCAGCTGCTGCTCATCCTCCTCGACGAGCCCAACGTGCTCATCCTCGACGAGCCCACCAACGACCTCGACACCGACATGCTCGCCGCCATGGAGGACCTGCTCGACTCCTTCCCCGGCACGCTGCTCGTCGTGAGCCACGACCGTTACCTCCTCGAGCGTGTGACCGACCAGCAGTACGCCGTGCTCGGCGGACACCTGCGTCACCTGCCGGGCGGCGTCGAGGAGTACCTGAAGATCCGCACGGCGGCGGATGCGGCATCCGACGCTCCCTCGGCCACCAAGGCGGCGACGGCGCCGGCGAAGAAGGCGCCCGGCCTCTCGGGCGCCGAGCTCCGCAATGCGCAGAAGGAGCTCGCCTCGGTCGAGCGCAAGCTCGAGAAGTCGGGCCAGAAGGTAGACGCAGTGCACGCCCAGATGGCGGCCCACGACCAGAACGATTACGAGGGTCTCGGCGCGCTCTCGGCGCAACTGTCGAAGCTTGAAACGGATGCCGCGGCGCTCGAGACCCGCTGGCTCGAACTCACCGAGCTCCTCGAGGGCTGA